The following are encoded together in the Odocoileus virginianus isolate 20LAN1187 ecotype Illinois unplaced genomic scaffold, Ovbor_1.2 Unplaced_Contig_67, whole genome shotgun sequence genome:
- the LOC139034237 gene encoding uncharacterized protein isoform X1, giving the protein MALVVKNLPANAGAAGDRWLTGTWSECSVSCGEGFRSWQVTCKHTRANGMVQALLLSVSPETGLWGEDPVPGTPVFRGLLNKGTSAAAVAPEDHCTNSSVINSESYMTTHFSNWRGCKTDGDTSFWRSPGTQCPARGSGSGPIGAARRVVGPPAPSCGPGHPACAPPAGCS; this is encoded by the exons atggcgctagtggtgaagaatctgcctgccaatgcaggagctgcaggagacag GTGGCTCACAGGCACGTGGTCAGAGTGCTCTGTGTCTTGTGGTGAAGGATTCCGCAGTTGGCAAGTGACATGTAAGCACACAAGAGCCAATGGAATGGTGCAGGCGTTGCTGCTGAGTGTGTCCCCTGAGACAGGCCTCTGGGGAGAAGACCCTGTTCCAGGCACCCCTGTGTTCAGGGGCTTGTTGAACAAGGGAACCAG TGCAGCAGCTGTTGCTCCTGAGGATCATTGTACTAATTCTTCGGTCATTAACTCCGAGTCCTACATGACTACACACTTCTCTAACTGGAGAGGATGCAAAACAGATGGAGATACATCTTTCTGGAGAA GTCCCGGTACACAATGCCCCGCTCGTGGCAGTGGTTCGGGGCCAATAGGAGCTGCCAGAAGAGTTGTTGGGCCTCCTGCTCCGTCATGCGGCCCTGGTCATCCAG CCTGTGCACCACCTGCCGGCTGCAGCTAG
- the LOC139034237 gene encoding ADAMTS-like protein 3 isoform X3: protein MALVVKNLPANAGAAGDRWLTGTWSECSVSCGEGFRSWQVTCKHTRANGMVQALLLSVSPETGLWGEDPVPGTPVFRGLLNKGTRSRYTMPRSWQWFGANRSCQKSCWASCSVMRPWSSRI, encoded by the exons atggcgctagtggtgaagaatctgcctgccaatgcaggagctgcaggagacag GTGGCTCACAGGCACGTGGTCAGAGTGCTCTGTGTCTTGTGGTGAAGGATTCCGCAGTTGGCAAGTGACATGTAAGCACACAAGAGCCAATGGAATGGTGCAGGCGTTGCTGCTGAGTGTGTCCCCTGAGACAGGCCTCTGGGGAGAAGACCCTGTTCCAGGCACCCCTGTGTTCAGGGGCTTGTTGAACAAGGGAACCAG GTCCCGGTACACAATGCCCCGCTCGTGGCAGTGGTTCGGGGCCAATAGGAGCTGCCAGAAGAGTTGTTGGGCCTCCTGCTCCGTCATGCGGCCCTGGTCATCCAG